The following proteins come from a genomic window of Acomys russatus chromosome 17, mAcoRus1.1, whole genome shotgun sequence:
- the Grina gene encoding protein lifeguard 1: protein MSHEKSFLVSGDSYPPPNPGYPVGPQAPMPPYVQPPYPGAPYPQPSFQPSAYGQPGYPHGPSPYPQGGYPQGPYPQGPYPQGPYPQSPFPPNPYGQPPPFQDPGSPQQGNYQEEGPPSYYDNQDFPAVNWDKNIRQAFIRKVFLVLTLQLTVTLSTVAIFTFVGEVKGFVRENVWTYYVSYAIFFVSLIVLSCCGDFRRKHPWNLVALSILTVSLSYMVGMIASFYNTEAVIMAVGITTAVCFTVVIFSMQTRYDFTSCMGVLLVSVVVLFIFAILCIFIRNRILEIVYASLGALLFTCFLAVDTQLLLGNKQLSLSPEEYVFAALNLYTDIINIFLYILTIIGRAKE from the exons atgtcccatgaaaagaGTTTCTTGGTGTCTGGGGACAGCTATCCTCCCCcaaaccctggctatcctgtggGGCCCCAAGCCCCTATGCCTCCCTATGTTCAGCCTCCATACCCTGGGGCCCCATACCCACAGCCCTCTTTCCAGCCCTCTGCCTATGGTCAGCCAGGGTATCCCCATGGGCCCAGCCCCTACCCACAAGGTGGCTACCCTCAGGGACCCTACCCTCAAGGACCATACCCACAGGGACCATACCCACAGAGCCCCTTCCCCCCGAACCCCTATGGACAGCCACCACCCTTCCAGGACCCTGGCT caccacagcaggggaactACCAGGAAGAAGGGCCTCCGTCTTACTATGACAACCAGGACTTCCCCGCTGTCAACTGGGACAAAAACATTCGGCAGGCCTTCATCAGAAAG GTGTTCCTGGTGCTGACCCTGCAGCTCACAGTGACCCTGTCGACTGTGGCCATCTTCACCTTTGTTGGGGAGGTGAAGGGCTTTGTCCGGGAGAACGTCTGGACCTACTATGTCTCCTACGCCATCTTCTTCGTTTCCCTCATTGTCCTCAGCTGTTGTGGGGACTTCCGGCGAAAGCATCCCTGGAACCTCGTCGCCCTG TCGATCCTGACCGTCAGCCTATCCTACATGGTGGGCATGATAGCCAGCTTTTATAACACGGAGGCAGTCATCATGGCGGTGGGGATCACCACAGCTGTCTGCTTCACGGTGGTCATCTTCTCTATGCAG acCCGTTACGATTTCACCTCCTGCATGGGCGTGCTCCTGGTAAGTGTGGTGGTGCTCTTCATCTTCGCCATACTCTGCATCTTTATCCGGAACCGAATCCTGGAGATCGTGTACGCCTCGCTGGGCGCTCTGCTCTTCACCTGC TTCCTGGCAGTGGACACCCAGCTGCTCCTTGGGAACAAGCAGCTGTCCCTGAGCCCAGAAGAGTATGTGTTTGCGGCTCTGAACCTGTACACGGACATCATCAACATCTTCCTCTATATTCTCACCATCATTGGCCGCGCCAAGGAGTAG